In Nocardioides faecalis, the following proteins share a genomic window:
- a CDS encoding cold-shock protein, translating into MAQGTVKWFSAEKGFGFIEQEGGGDDVFVHFSAIQSNGYKSLEDNQKVEFDVTQGPKGPQAENVRPL; encoded by the coding sequence ATGGCTCAGGGCACCGTCAAGTGGTTCAGCGCCGAGAAGGGCTTCGGCTTCATCGAGCAGGAGGGTGGAGGCGACGACGTCTTCGTCCACTTCTCTGCGATCCAGAGCAACGGCTACAAGTCCCTCGAGGACAACCAGAAGGTCGAGTTCGACGTCACCCAGGGTCCCAAGGGCCCGCAGGCGGAGAACGTCCGTCCTCTCTGA
- the pstC gene encoding phosphate ABC transporter permease subunit PstC translates to MTAPPTQTPAGLAEAPSPWTTVRGGLGDRVFKTIALLAGLTIVAALAGVFVFLAIKGASGFTKPAEVYGPHAASFAGYVGPLLVGTFTASIIALVIAVPLAFGIALVISHYAPRWVATPIAFVIDLLAAVPSVVYGLWGAFFLAQKLVPLHRWLHENLGPIPVVGALFGEPNPAGRSVLTAGIVLAIMILPIITAISREVFSRTPRLHEEAALALGATRWEMIRMTVFPYARSGMVSAVMLGLGRALGETMAVTMVLSVGFDLSWNIIATSSPTSIAANIALKYKERSPDLLNVLVATGLVLFLMTFLVNFAARWIVGRSERRMAR, encoded by the coding sequence GTGACAGCCCCACCCACGCAGACCCCCGCGGGACTCGCCGAGGCCCCGTCGCCGTGGACGACCGTCCGCGGCGGCCTCGGCGACCGCGTCTTCAAGACGATCGCCCTCCTGGCCGGGCTGACGATCGTCGCCGCGCTGGCAGGGGTCTTCGTGTTCCTGGCGATCAAGGGCGCCAGCGGGTTCACCAAGCCCGCCGAGGTCTACGGACCGCACGCGGCGAGCTTCGCCGGATACGTCGGCCCGCTGCTCGTCGGCACGTTCACCGCCTCGATCATCGCGCTTGTCATCGCGGTGCCGTTGGCGTTCGGGATCGCGCTGGTGATCAGCCACTACGCACCGCGCTGGGTCGCCACCCCGATCGCCTTCGTCATCGACCTGCTCGCCGCGGTGCCCTCGGTGGTCTACGGCCTGTGGGGCGCGTTCTTCCTCGCCCAGAAGCTCGTGCCGCTGCACCGCTGGCTGCACGAGAACCTCGGCCCGATCCCGGTCGTCGGCGCATTGTTCGGCGAACCCAACCCGGCCGGGCGCTCCGTGCTCACCGCGGGCATCGTGCTGGCGATCATGATCCTGCCGATCATCACCGCGATCTCGCGTGAGGTCTTCTCCCGCACCCCGCGGCTCCACGAGGAGGCCGCCCTCGCGCTGGGCGCCACCCGCTGGGAGATGATCCGGATGACGGTCTTCCCCTATGCCCGCTCCGGCATGGTCTCCGCGGTGATGCTCGGCCTGGGCCGCGCGCTGGGCGAGACGATGGCGGTCACGATGGTGCTCTCCGTCGGCTTCGACCTGTCGTGGAACATCATCGCCACCTCCAGCCCGACCTCGATCGCCGCCAACATCGCGCTCAAGTACAAGGAGCGCAGCCCCGACCTGCTCAACGTGCTGGTCGCCACCGGCCTGGTGCTGTTCTTGATGACCTTCCTGGTGAACTTCGCCGCCCGCTGGATCGTGGGCCGCAGCGAGAGGCGGATGGCGCGATGA
- a CDS encoding heavy-metal-associated domain-containing protein, whose product MSTTTSWTVTGMTCGHCAASVTEEISEIPGVEDVQASFETGAVVITSAAPLERSAVAAAVAEAGYTLADGPAAEQTDPS is encoded by the coding sequence ATGAGCACCACCACCTCCTGGACCGTCACCGGGATGACCTGCGGGCACTGCGCCGCCTCGGTCACCGAGGAGATCAGCGAGATCCCCGGCGTCGAGGACGTCCAGGCCAGCTTCGAGACCGGCGCCGTCGTGATCACCAGCGCCGCCCCGCTGGAGCGCTCCGCCGTCGCAGCGGCGGTCGCCGAGGCCGGCTACACCCTCGCCGACGGACCCGCTGCCGAGCAGACCGACCCGTCGTGA
- a CDS encoding heavy metal translocating P-type ATPase: protein MSTSTEVDLDLTGMTCASCANRIERKLNKIDGVSASVNYATERARVQHSADVDVLTLIETVEAAGYGARVHRGTHPPASNGGTIGDPGSTGETVDEATADPELHALRTRLVVSAVLAVPVIVLAMVPPLQFDHWQWLSLTLAAPVATWGAWPFHRAAAINLRHGAATMDTLVSLGVLAAFGWSLVALFLGDAGADGMRHPFRLLPGWGDAPTSGLGDIYLETAAGVTVFLLAGRYFEKRSKRRAGAALRALADTGLREVAVLRHGVDGPETTVPPAELAVGDLFLVRPGEKIATDGIVVDGRSAVDVSLVTGESVPVEVAPGDAVVGATLNTSGRLVVRAGRVGADTQIAQMARLVEDAQAGKAAVQRLADRISGVFVPVVITLAVATLGFWLGAGAGAPVAFTAAVAVLIIACPCALGLATPTALMVGTGRGAQLGILVRGPEALESARAVDTVVLDKTGTLTTGAMRVTDVHPAPGESADDVRRIAATLEAGSEHPIARAVAALVPAEQRGTLGDFASHSGLGVTGTVDGCAAAVGRPAFLVEHGLEMSDEVAALVAQAEDEGASAVVVGWAGRARGVLAVADTVKEGAAEAVARLRDLGLHPVLLTGDNERAAHAVAAAVGIEEVVAGVLPADKRDLVAAKQQAGHAVAMVGDGVNDAAALAQADLGIAMGTGTDVAREASDLTIVSGDVRVAADGIRLARRTLRTIRGNLFWAFAYNVAALPLAAAALLSPMLAGAAMALSSVFVVSNSLRLRSFR from the coding sequence ATGAGCACCAGCACTGAGGTCGACCTCGACCTCACCGGGATGACCTGTGCCTCGTGCGCGAACCGCATCGAGCGCAAGCTGAACAAGATCGACGGGGTCTCGGCCTCGGTCAACTACGCCACCGAGCGCGCCCGGGTCCAGCACTCCGCCGACGTCGACGTGCTCACCCTGATCGAGACCGTCGAGGCCGCCGGGTACGGCGCCCGGGTGCACCGCGGCACGCACCCCCCGGCGAGCAACGGCGGCACCATCGGCGACCCGGGCAGCACGGGCGAGACCGTCGACGAGGCGACCGCCGACCCCGAGCTGCACGCCCTGCGCACCCGGCTGGTCGTCTCCGCGGTGCTCGCGGTCCCCGTGATCGTGCTGGCGATGGTGCCGCCGCTGCAGTTCGACCATTGGCAGTGGCTCTCCCTGACGCTCGCCGCGCCCGTGGCCACGTGGGGCGCGTGGCCCTTCCACCGCGCCGCCGCGATCAACCTGCGCCACGGCGCGGCCACGATGGACACCCTGGTCTCGCTCGGGGTGCTGGCCGCGTTCGGCTGGTCGCTGGTCGCGCTGTTCCTCGGCGACGCCGGCGCCGACGGCATGCGTCACCCGTTCCGGCTGCTGCCCGGGTGGGGCGACGCGCCGACCAGCGGGCTGGGCGACATCTACCTGGAAACCGCCGCGGGCGTCACCGTGTTCCTGCTGGCCGGCCGCTACTTCGAGAAGCGGTCCAAGCGCCGCGCCGGCGCCGCGCTGCGGGCGCTTGCCGATACCGGCCTGCGGGAGGTCGCGGTGCTGCGCCACGGCGTGGACGGCCCCGAGACGACGGTCCCGCCGGCCGAGCTGGCGGTCGGCGACCTCTTCCTGGTCCGCCCCGGCGAGAAGATCGCCACCGACGGCATCGTCGTCGACGGCCGCTCCGCGGTCGACGTCTCCCTGGTCACCGGCGAGTCCGTGCCCGTGGAGGTGGCGCCGGGGGATGCCGTCGTGGGCGCCACCCTCAACACCAGCGGCCGGCTCGTCGTGCGCGCCGGCCGGGTCGGCGCCGACACCCAGATCGCGCAGATGGCGCGGCTGGTCGAGGACGCCCAGGCCGGCAAGGCGGCCGTCCAGCGGCTCGCCGACCGGATCTCCGGCGTCTTCGTGCCGGTCGTGATCACCCTCGCCGTGGCCACCCTCGGCTTCTGGCTCGGCGCGGGCGCCGGCGCGCCGGTGGCGTTCACCGCGGCCGTGGCCGTGCTGATCATCGCCTGCCCGTGCGCGCTGGGCCTGGCCACACCGACGGCACTGATGGTCGGCACCGGCCGCGGCGCCCAGCTCGGCATCCTGGTCCGCGGACCGGAGGCGCTGGAGTCGGCCAGGGCCGTCGACACCGTGGTCCTCGACAAGACCGGCACCCTGACCACGGGCGCCATGCGCGTCACCGACGTGCACCCCGCCCCCGGCGAGTCCGCCGACGACGTACGACGGATCGCGGCCACGCTCGAGGCGGGCTCGGAGCACCCGATCGCCCGCGCCGTCGCCGCCCTGGTGCCCGCCGAGCAGCGCGGCACGCTGGGCGACTTCGCCAGCCACTCCGGGCTCGGGGTCACCGGCACCGTGGACGGCTGCGCCGCGGCGGTGGGCCGGCCCGCGTTCCTGGTCGAGCACGGCCTCGAGATGTCGGACGAGGTCGCCGCGCTGGTCGCGCAGGCCGAGGACGAGGGCGCGAGCGCGGTCGTGGTCGGCTGGGCCGGCCGGGCCCGCGGCGTGCTCGCCGTCGCCGACACCGTCAAGGAGGGGGCCGCGGAGGCCGTGGCCCGGCTGCGGGACCTGGGGCTGCACCCGGTGCTGCTGACCGGTGACAACGAGCGCGCCGCGCACGCGGTCGCCGCGGCCGTCGGGATCGAGGAGGTCGTCGCCGGCGTGCTGCCGGCCGACAAGCGCGACCTCGTCGCCGCCAAGCAGCAGGCCGGGCACGCGGTGGCCATGGTCGGCGACGGCGTCAACGACGCGGCCGCGCTCGCCCAGGCCGACCTCGGGATCGCGATGGGCACCGGCACCGACGTGGCCCGGGAGGCCAGCGACCTGACGATCGTCAGCGGCGACGTGCGCGTGGCCGCGGACGGGATCCGGCTGGCACGTCGTACGTTGCGCACGATCCGGGGCAACCTGTTCTGGGCGTTCGCCTACAACGTCGCAGCGTTGCCGCTGGCCGCCGCCGCCCTGCTCAGCCCGATGCTGGCCGGCGCCGCGATGGCGCTCTCCAGCGTGTTCGTGGTGAGCAACAGCCTGCGGCTGCGCTCCTTCCGCTGA
- a CDS encoding class F sortase — MRTSDLDRTGRLGRTGRVVLAVVLVLLAVGALAQVPLATYQATLEQTVAFLLGRSTETYDEEAARVAGDPAADTAAGQQAAEPSQEAEAEHGPLSLAVSAWDRTFRVVDVARGDQGALVPPDDVKTLGRWDQGALPGDGSGTVVLVVHRDSAKQGRGPFAHLEELPMGSEVTLGGQTYRLESLDTYAKSELPAQKVFGQDGPERLVIVTCGGSYSSARGWDSNLVATFVPTLT; from the coding sequence GTGAGAACCTCGGACCTCGACCGCACCGGCCGGCTCGGACGCACGGGCCGGGTGGTGCTCGCCGTCGTCCTCGTGCTCCTCGCCGTCGGCGCTCTCGCCCAGGTCCCGCTCGCGACCTACCAGGCGACGCTCGAGCAGACGGTGGCCTTCCTGCTCGGCCGGAGCACCGAGACGTACGACGAGGAGGCCGCCCGCGTCGCCGGCGACCCCGCCGCCGACACGGCGGCGGGCCAGCAGGCCGCGGAGCCGAGCCAGGAGGCGGAGGCGGAGCACGGACCCCTCTCGCTGGCCGTCTCGGCGTGGGACCGCACGTTCCGCGTCGTCGACGTGGCCCGCGGCGACCAGGGCGCGCTCGTGCCCCCGGACGACGTGAAGACCCTGGGCCGCTGGGACCAGGGCGCCTTGCCCGGGGACGGGTCCGGGACGGTCGTGCTGGTGGTGCACCGCGACAGCGCGAAGCAGGGCAGGGGGCCCTTCGCCCACCTGGAGGAGCTGCCCATGGGGTCGGAGGTGACGCTGGGCGGACAGACCTACCGGCTGGAGTCGCTGGACACCTACGCGAAGAGCGAGCTGCCGGCCCAGAAGGTGTTCGGCCAGGACGGGCCCGAGCGGCTCGTGATCGTGACCTGCGGTGGCAGCTACTCCTCCGCTCGCGGATGGGACTCCAACCTCGTGGCGACATTCGTGCCGACCCTCACCTAG
- a CDS encoding sensor histidine kinase — translation MASGWARPLASGWTLDVVVVAVTLAIAASEMVQGRPHEPTPLRLGVSLLCCVAIFWRRRQPELVLGIAVLGLVLAQQPGPIILAVGTVAEVHGASRRTWIVLALVSVPTLVELATRIGPLATVLAWGALVAFPTAVGITVAGNRATAASLAEERARRAADVARRDERTRIAREMHDVVAHQVSLIALQAGALEVSADNPQTVESAQMIRRTARQALEELRTVVGLLRTTESAHEERAPRTTLAEVRALVDEWREAGMDVTLQDRTPPGFLDACPPRVARTSYRVVREALTNVSKHAAGATATVELSEDEGRLCLVVRNGVGTRTSSRAATGAGVGLYGMRERVALLGGTFHAGSEPDGGYCVRALLPMIGDLI, via the coding sequence GTGGCGTCAGGGTGGGCTCGGCCCCTCGCGTCGGGCTGGACGCTCGACGTGGTCGTCGTCGCGGTCACCCTGGCCATCGCCGCCTCGGAGATGGTGCAGGGCCGCCCCCACGAACCGACCCCGCTGCGTCTGGGCGTCTCGCTGCTGTGCTGCGTCGCCATCTTCTGGCGACGTCGCCAGCCCGAGCTGGTGCTGGGGATCGCCGTGCTGGGCCTGGTGCTCGCCCAGCAGCCGGGCCCGATCATCCTCGCGGTCGGGACCGTGGCGGAGGTCCACGGCGCGAGCCGGCGCACCTGGATCGTGCTCGCCCTCGTCTCGGTGCCGACCCTGGTGGAGCTCGCCACGCGCATCGGCCCGCTGGCCACCGTGCTGGCCTGGGGGGCGCTGGTGGCGTTCCCGACCGCCGTGGGCATCACCGTCGCGGGGAACAGGGCGACCGCGGCCTCACTGGCCGAGGAGCGTGCGCGCCGCGCCGCCGACGTCGCGCGCCGCGACGAACGCACGCGCATCGCCCGCGAGATGCACGACGTGGTGGCCCACCAGGTCAGCCTGATCGCGCTGCAGGCCGGCGCCCTGGAGGTGTCGGCGGACAATCCGCAGACGGTGGAGTCCGCGCAGATGATCCGGCGCACCGCTCGTCAGGCGCTCGAGGAGCTGCGCACCGTCGTCGGCCTGCTGCGCACCACCGAGTCCGCGCACGAGGAGCGGGCCCCGCGGACCACCCTGGCCGAGGTCCGCGCACTCGTGGACGAGTGGCGCGAGGCCGGCATGGACGTGACGCTGCAGGACCGCACGCCGCCGGGCTTCCTCGACGCCTGTCCCCCGCGGGTGGCCCGGACGTCGTACCGGGTCGTGCGCGAAGCGCTGACCAACGTCAGCAAGCACGCCGCGGGCGCCACGGCCACGGTCGAGCTGAGTGAGGACGAGGGACGGCTGTGCCTGGTGGTGCGCAACGGCGTCGGCACCCGTACGTCCTCCCGTGCGGCCACCGGCGCCGGCGTCGGGCTCTACGGGATGCGGGAACGCGTGGCCCTGCTCGGCGGCACCTTCCACGCGGGTTCGGAGCCCGATGGCGGGTACTGCGTCCGCGCACTGCTGCCCATGATCGGAGACCTCATATGA
- a CDS encoding phosphate ABC transporter substrate-binding protein PstS, with translation MNTTTIRRGTVPGIAALALLMSACGAANESGADPAADGLSGNLKGGGATSQEKAQEAWRTAIQGKNSGLAVDYALLGSTDGRSQFVSGALSFAGSDSYIADEDLAKAKERCDGNVVEIPAYISSIGIAFNVPGVTELRLTPSTIAKIFDGKIKKWDDKEIAATNDGVALPDLAISPVHRADDSGTTKNFTDYLAKTAPEAWGYEAADAFPVSGGLSAEGTSGVVKQIGDTAGAIGYADASQTGDLSTVSVAVGDTFVPPSPEGAAKTVAVSPVVEGRDETDIAVDVDRATTEAGAYPVILLSYLIACETYEDETEAANVKGYLEYIVSDEGQADAADFAGSAKLAPETAERAQKIVAGITTR, from the coding sequence TTGAACACCACCACCATCCGCCGCGGCACTGTGCCCGGTATCGCCGCCCTCGCCCTGCTGATGAGCGCCTGCGGCGCGGCCAACGAGTCCGGCGCCGACCCGGCCGCGGACGGCCTGTCCGGCAACCTGAAGGGTGGCGGCGCCACCTCGCAGGAGAAGGCACAGGAGGCCTGGCGGACCGCGATACAGGGCAAGAACAGCGGCCTGGCCGTCGACTACGCGCTGCTCGGCTCCACCGACGGCCGCAGCCAGTTCGTCTCCGGCGCGCTGTCCTTCGCCGGCTCCGACTCCTACATCGCCGACGAGGACCTGGCCAAGGCCAAGGAGCGCTGCGACGGCAACGTCGTGGAGATCCCCGCCTACATCTCCTCCATCGGGATCGCCTTCAACGTCCCCGGCGTCACCGAGCTGAGGCTCACGCCCTCGACCATCGCGAAGATCTTCGACGGCAAGATCAAGAAGTGGGACGACAAGGAGATCGCCGCCACCAACGACGGCGTCGCGCTGCCCGACCTCGCGATCTCCCCGGTGCACCGCGCCGACGACTCCGGCACCACCAAGAACTTCACCGACTACCTGGCCAAGACCGCCCCCGAGGCCTGGGGCTACGAGGCGGCCGACGCCTTCCCGGTCTCCGGCGGTCTCTCCGCCGAGGGCACCTCCGGGGTGGTCAAGCAGATCGGCGACACCGCCGGCGCGATCGGCTACGCCGACGCCAGCCAGACCGGCGACCTCTCGACGGTCTCCGTGGCCGTCGGTGACACCTTCGTCCCGCCGTCGCCGGAGGGCGCGGCCAAGACCGTCGCCGTCTCCCCGGTGGTGGAGGGCCGCGACGAGACCGACATCGCCGTCGACGTGGACCGGGCCACCACCGAGGCCGGTGCCTACCCGGTCATCCTGCTGTCCTACCTCATCGCGTGCGAGACCTACGAGGACGAGACCGAGGCGGCCAACGTCAAGGGCTACCTCGAGTACATCGTCTCCGACGAGGGGCAGGCCGACGCGGCCGACTTCGCCGGCTCCGCCAAGCTCGCGCCCGAGACCGCCGAGCGGGCCCAGAAGATCGTCGCCGGCATCACCACCCGGTGA
- a CDS encoding TspO/MBR family protein, whose product MASDTLLGTRVRRADLVALAVVVLLVVAAAGFGSLAAQDSRSTYDNLDTPPFAPPGWLFGPMWSLLYLLIALSAWLTWLAVRRVDVALGTWLVQLVLNAAWTPLFFGGDKYWIAFVELCALVVAIVATIVLFVRRRRLAGVLLLPYLGWVGYAGALNLAIALAN is encoded by the coding sequence ATGGCCTCGGACACGCTGCTCGGCACCCGCGTACGACGTGCCGACCTCGTCGCGCTGGCGGTCGTGGTGCTCCTGGTGGTGGCCGCGGCCGGGTTCGGCTCGCTGGCCGCGCAGGACTCGCGCAGCACCTACGACAACCTCGACACGCCCCCGTTCGCTCCCCCGGGCTGGCTGTTCGGGCCGATGTGGAGCCTGCTCTACCTGTTGATCGCCCTCTCCGCGTGGCTGACCTGGCTCGCGGTGCGCCGGGTCGACGTGGCGCTGGGGACGTGGCTGGTGCAGCTGGTGCTGAACGCCGCGTGGACGCCGCTGTTCTTCGGCGGCGACAAGTACTGGATCGCGTTCGTCGAGCTGTGCGCGCTGGTGGTGGCGATCGTGGCGACGATCGTGCTCTTCGTCAGGCGCCGCCGCCTGGCCGGCGTGCTGTTGCTGCCCTACCTGGGGTGGGTGGGCTACGCCGGCGCCCTGAACCTGGCGATCGCTCTCGCGAACTGA
- a CDS encoding NUDIX hydrolase: MPEILAAGVVATRRGREVLLVHRPKYDDWSFPKGKLDPGEHPVVAAVRETREETGLRVRLGVPLTTQRYPLADGRTKQVRYWTGRVRGDDDVAGYRAGDEIDEVRWVPTDAAASLLSYDRDRSTLTEALGVRRRTRAHVVLRHGHALDRAKWRGPDPERPLTAAGEQEAADLAGLLEAYGVRHLVSSPSRRCVQTVQPYAHAAGRDLDLRRELSEEHANARGVAKVVGEVVEGRASVLCSHRPVLGWVYDAFGIELAPEAPGLAPAEMLVLHLHRGDVVAVERHAPGRRT; the protein is encoded by the coding sequence GTGCCCGAGATCCTCGCTGCCGGCGTGGTCGCGACCCGCCGCGGGCGCGAGGTGCTGCTCGTGCACCGCCCGAAGTACGACGACTGGTCCTTCCCCAAGGGCAAGCTCGACCCCGGCGAGCACCCCGTCGTCGCCGCCGTGCGCGAGACGCGGGAGGAGACCGGGCTGCGGGTGCGGCTCGGTGTGCCGCTGACCACCCAGCGCTACCCGCTCGCCGACGGGCGCACCAAGCAGGTGCGGTACTGGACCGGCCGGGTCCGCGGCGACGACGACGTGGCCGGCTACCGCGCCGGCGACGAGATCGACGAGGTCCGCTGGGTGCCGACCGACGCCGCGGCGAGCCTGCTCAGCTACGACCGGGACCGGTCCACCCTCACCGAGGCGCTCGGTGTGCGGCGCCGCACCCGCGCCCACGTCGTGCTCCGGCACGGCCACGCGCTCGACCGCGCGAAGTGGCGCGGCCCGGACCCCGAGCGGCCGCTGACCGCGGCCGGGGAGCAGGAGGCCGCGGACCTCGCCGGCCTGCTCGAGGCGTACGGCGTGCGCCACCTCGTCTCCTCGCCCAGCCGCCGCTGCGTGCAGACCGTGCAGCCCTACGCCCACGCCGCCGGCCGCGACCTCGACCTGCGCCGTGAGCTCAGCGAGGAGCACGCCAACGCGCGGGGGGTCGCGAAGGTCGTCGGCGAGGTCGTCGAGGGGCGGGCGTCCGTGCTGTGCAGCCACCGCCCCGTCCTGGGGTGGGTGTACGACGCCTTCGGGATCGAGCTCGCGCCCGAGGCGCCGGGCCTGGCGCCCGCCGAGATGCTGGTGCTGCACCTGCACCGCGGGGACGTGGTCGCCGTCGAGCGGCACGCGCCGGGGCGTCGTACCTGA
- a CDS encoding metal-sensitive transcriptional regulator encodes MTEVDQTQHHHGYINRKDDYLKRLRRIEGQARGLQRMVEEEKYCIDILTQVAAMTRALESFSLGLLEEHLSHCVVGAARAGDAEAREKVDEAMAAIARLVRS; translated from the coding sequence ATGACCGAGGTCGACCAGACGCAGCACCACCACGGCTACATCAACCGCAAGGACGACTACCTCAAGCGGTTGCGCCGGATCGAGGGGCAGGCCCGCGGGCTGCAGCGGATGGTCGAGGAGGAGAAGTACTGCATCGACATCCTCACCCAGGTCGCCGCGATGACCAGGGCGCTGGAGTCGTTCTCCCTCGGCCTGCTCGAGGAGCACCTCAGCCACTGCGTGGTCGGTGCCGCCCGTGCCGGCGACGCCGAGGCCAGGGAGAAGGTCGACGAGGCGATGGCCGCCATCGCCCGGCTCGTCCGCTCCTGA
- the pstA gene encoding phosphate ABC transporter permease PstA, whose protein sequence is MTVLDQARPSRVQHLSLTSPRLPWQAPYVVAVVVAAFAGLLAVLGTPAVGAAVVGVLGFLLALPLWSLAVEGRRSAVDRLMTGLIWTTFAVAVVPLVSLVWRVVAQGASRVDGVFLSYSFFKTQIDQPIGIYHAVIGTLLVTLGAAVISVPVGVMAAIYLVEYGRGNPLARAITFLVDVMTGIPSIVAGLFAFALFTLLFGPAYVSGFGGSVALSLLMIPIVVRATEEMLMLVPDDLREAAYALGTPKWRTIVKVVLPTALGGILTGVTLATSRVIGETAPLLLIAGATDRTNMNLFDGAMTTLPVLIYGQNLRGDASAEANAWGAAFVLILIVMVLNLVARIVGRIFAPKK, encoded by the coding sequence ATGACCGTGCTCGACCAGGCGCGCCCGAGCCGGGTGCAGCACCTGTCGCTGACCAGCCCCCGCCTGCCCTGGCAGGCGCCGTACGTCGTCGCCGTGGTCGTCGCCGCGTTCGCCGGCCTGCTCGCGGTGCTCGGCACCCCGGCGGTCGGCGCCGCGGTCGTCGGCGTGCTCGGCTTCCTGCTGGCGCTGCCGCTGTGGTCGCTGGCCGTGGAGGGCCGCCGCTCCGCCGTGGACCGGCTGATGACCGGGCTGATCTGGACCACCTTCGCCGTCGCGGTGGTCCCGCTGGTCTCGCTGGTCTGGCGGGTGGTGGCCCAGGGCGCCAGCCGCGTCGACGGCGTGTTCTTGAGCTACTCGTTCTTCAAGACGCAGATCGACCAGCCGATCGGCATCTACCACGCGGTGATCGGCACGCTGCTGGTCACGCTCGGCGCCGCGGTGATCTCCGTGCCGGTCGGCGTGATGGCCGCGATCTACCTGGTCGAGTACGGCCGCGGCAACCCGCTGGCCCGGGCGATCACCTTCCTCGTCGACGTGATGACCGGCATCCCCTCCATCGTCGCCGGCCTCTTCGCGTTCGCGCTGTTCACGCTGCTCTTCGGGCCCGCCTACGTCTCCGGCTTCGGCGGCTCGGTGGCACTGTCGCTGCTGATGATCCCGATCGTGGTGCGGGCGACCGAGGAGATGCTGATGCTCGTCCCGGACGACCTGCGCGAGGCGGCGTACGCCCTGGGCACGCCGAAGTGGCGCACCATCGTCAAGGTGGTGCTGCCCACCGCGCTGGGCGGCATCCTCACCGGCGTCACCCTGGCCACCTCCCGGGTGATCGGCGAGACCGCGCCGCTGCTGCTGATCGCCGGCGCCACCGACCGCACCAACATGAACCTGTTCGACGGCGCGATGACCACCCTGCCGGTGCTGATCTACGGACAGAACCTGCGCGGCGACGCCTCCGCCGAGGCGAACGCCTGGGGCGCCGCCTTCGTCCTCATCCTGATCGTGATGGTGCTCAACCTCGTGGCACGCATCGTCGGGCGGATCTTCGCCCCCAAGAAGTGA
- a CDS encoding glycosyltransferase family 2 protein, with amino-acid sequence MRTVVSDSVAEVRQVVALVPAHNEAEVITDAIQGLQVQEHAPERIIVVADNCTDDTVRISREAGAEVFETVGNTDKKAGALNQALAVLLPQLGDDAAVLIQDADSALDQGFVLAAVRYLNSDPKLGAVGGTFRGRDDHTFVGHLQRNEYARYARDVRRLKGKCLVVTGTAAVLRVPTLREVSRARLDGRIPRGDGRGGIYDTTVLTEDNELTFALKHLGYSVLSPKECTLTTEVMPTWRALWNQRLRWKRGALENCVQYGVTRVTWRYWGRQMFTALGIIVTAIFLGSIAWSLYAYGGLYIRPFWLAITAVFVVERIVTVKDRGPWRMLLAASMYEIFYDIFLQVVHAKAYTDVVLRRERRW; translated from the coding sequence ATGAGGACGGTGGTCTCGGACTCGGTCGCAGAGGTTCGCCAGGTCGTGGCCCTCGTCCCGGCACACAACGAGGCCGAGGTCATCACGGACGCGATCCAGGGACTGCAGGTCCAGGAGCACGCACCCGAGCGGATCATCGTCGTCGCCGACAACTGCACCGACGACACCGTCCGCATATCCCGCGAGGCGGGGGCCGAGGTCTTCGAGACCGTCGGGAACACCGACAAGAAGGCCGGGGCGCTCAACCAGGCGCTCGCGGTCCTGCTCCCACAGCTGGGCGACGACGCCGCGGTCCTGATCCAGGACGCCGACAGCGCGCTCGACCAGGGCTTCGTGCTCGCAGCGGTCCGCTACCTCAACAGCGACCCGAAGCTGGGCGCCGTGGGCGGCACGTTCCGCGGCCGCGACGACCACACCTTCGTCGGTCACCTGCAGCGCAACGAGTACGCGCGCTACGCCCGCGACGTGCGCCGGCTCAAGGGCAAGTGCCTGGTCGTCACCGGCACCGCAGCCGTCCTCCGGGTCCCCACGCTGCGCGAGGTCTCCCGGGCACGCCTCGACGGACGCATCCCCCGCGGCGACGGCCGCGGCGGGATCTACGACACGACCGTGCTGACCGAGGACAACGAGCTGACCTTCGCGCTCAAGCACCTGGGCTACAGCGTGCTCTCCCCCAAGGAGTGCACGTTGACCACCGAGGTCATGCCGACCTGGCGTGCACTGTGGAACCAGCGCCTGCGCTGGAAGAGGGGAGCCCTCGAGAACTGCGTGCAGTACGGCGTGACCCGGGTGACCTGGCGCTACTGGGGGCGGCAGATGTTCACCGCCCTCGGCATCATCGTCACGGCGATCTTCCTCGGCAGCATCGCGTGGTCGCTCTACGCCTACGGCGGCCTGTACATCCGGCCGTTCTGGCTGGCGATCACTGCGGTGTTCGTCGTCGAGCGGATCGTCACGGTCAAGGACCGCGGTCCCTGGCGGATGCTCCTGGCCGCCTCGATGTACGAGATCTTCTACGACATCTTCCTGCAAGTGGTGCACGCCAAGGCGTACACCGACGTCGTCCTGCGCCGTGAGAGGAGGTGGTGA